AAGCCGATGCGCGCGGCCTCATGCGCGGCGGCTTCGGCGTCGGCCGGCACGGTGCGGGTGGCCACCACGGGGATGCGATAGGCCTCGCACACGGCCTTGGCCTCGGGCTCGGTCAGCATGTCGCGCCCGCTGGCCAGCACTTGCTCGACGATGGCGCGCACGCGGGCTACGTCGGGGGCAGCCTCCGTGCCCGCACCGGCGGGCGGCGCTTGCGTCAGTTGCGCCTGGTTCTGGGCGTAGCGCTGCAGCATGCCGATGGCGGCGACGGCCTGTTCGGGCATGTCGTAGCAGGCGATGCCCGCGTTCACAAAGATCTGGCGCGCCTCGGCCACGGCGGGCCCGCCAATCCAGCTGGCGACCAGCGGCAGGGGCGGGCGCCCAGGCGGCAGCACGACAGGCACCATCGCGCGGGCGATGTCGGCCGATGGCACGATCGCCGTGGGCGCCTGAATGAACAGCAGCGTGCCCGTGGGCTGCGGGTGGCGCGCCAGCACCTGCAGCGCATCCACATAGCGCTGCGCGGGCGCGTCGCCAATGATGTCCACCGGGTTGTCGTGCGACCAGTTGGCGGGCAGCACGGTGTCCAGCTCGCGCACCACCAGCTCGCCCAGCGTGGCCAGCGGCACGCCTTGGGCGGCGCAGGCGTCGGCGGCCATCACGCCGGCGCCGCCGCCATTGGTCAGGATGGTCACGCGGTCGCCGATGGGGGCGCGAAAGCGCGTCAGGATCTCGGCCGCCAGGAACAGCTGCTCCAGGCTGTCCACGCGCAGCATGCCCGCGCGGGCGATGGCGGCGTCGTAAACCTCGTCCGAGCCGGCCAGTGCCCCCGTGTGCGAGGCCGCGGCGCGGCTGCCTTGTTCGCTGCGCCCGGCCTTCACGGCGATCACCGGCTTGTTGCGCGCGGCCGAGCGGGCGGCCGACATGAACTTGCGCGCGTCGTCGATCGATTCGATGTACAGCAGGATGGCGCGCGTTTGCGGGTCGTTGGCCAGGTAGTCCAGCATGTCGCCGAAGTCCACGTCGGCGTGTTCACCCAGTGAAACGAAGTGCGAAAAACCGATGTCGCGCGCCTCGGCCCAGTCCAGCATGGCGGTGACCAGCGCGCCCGATTGCGAGATGAAGGCCAACTGCCCGGGCCGCGCCGGGATGTGCGCAAAGCTTGCGTTCAGCCCGGCGTGCGGCGCCAGCAGGCCCACGCAGTTGGGGCCCAGGATGCGCATCAGGCGCGGGCGGGCGATGTCCAGCATGGCCTGCTTTTGCTCGGCCGACAGGCCCGCGGTGATGACCACCACCGCCTGGGTGCCGCGCTGGGCCAGCTGGCGCATCAGCTCGACCACGGTGGCCGGCGGTGTGCAGATCACGGCCAGCTCGGGCGCTTCGGGCAGCTGGTCCACGCGGGCGTAGCAGCGGCGGCCGTCCAGCTCTTTGTACTTCGGGTTCACCGGGTAGATCGCTCCGCCAAAGCCGCCGCTGCGCACGTTGCGCCACAGCGTGCCGCCGACCGAGTAGGCCCGGCCGGACGCGCCGATCACGGCGACGGACTTGGGCTGAAACAGCGAATCAAGATGGCGAGTGCTCATGTGCGTGCGTGTCTGTGGTTGCAGTCGAAAAACCCAGTGCTGCCGAAAAAGCGGATCGGCAGGGCGCCGTCCCCCCAACGTCTGGCCTAGGGTAACGCAGGAACGTGAACCCTTGCGGCTGGCCAGGTAGCGCCGCTGGAGACGGCGCGCAGCGTCGATGGGCGGGCTGGCCCCGAAGGCCCTTCGTTGACGCGGCGTTGCGCCCGAATCTTCAAATGAATTGAACTTTTTGCGCCGGGCCGAGCCTAGACAGCGGTTGGAAGCTTCCCCCGTCGGGGGCAAATACAAGAATGAGTTCAACACCATCCGTCACCCGTTCCCCAACCCCGCACGGCCGTTTCAATTCGGTCGCCATCGGATTGCACTGGCTGCTGGCGCTGGCGCTGGTCGCCGTGTTCGGCGTGGGCCTGTACATGAACGGCCTGCCGTTTTCACCGCAGAAGCTCAAGCTGATCAACTGGCACAAATGGGCCGGCATCACCATCCTGCTGCTTTCGGTGCTGCGCTTGCTGTGGCGCTGGACGCATCGGCCGCCCCCGCTTTCACCCCGGGCCGAAGCCGCCATGCCGGGCTGGCAGCGCTGGGCGCACCACGCGGTGCAGGCCTTGATGTATGTGCTGTTCCTGGCGGTGCCGCTGCTGGGTTGGGCCTACAGCTCGGCCGCGGGGTTTCCCATCGTCTGGTTCGGCGTGATGCCGCTGCCCGATCTGTTGCCGGTGGACAAGGCCCTGGCCGACACCATCAAGCCCTGGCACGGCTGGGCCGCTTTCACGTTGGCCGCGCTGGTGGTGGTGCACGTGGCGGCGGTGGTCAAGCACCAGTGGATCGACCGCGACGGCTTGATGTCGCGCATGTGGCCTGGCGGCTGAACCAGGGGCCGCGCCTTGGCGCCCCGCCCACGTCCTGAGCCAAGGCGCCCTCGGCCTCCATCTGGTTTTTCTTGTTGCAAAGGAATCGCATGTCGTCTTCATCCATTTCCCGCTTGCTGCCGGTCACCGCGCTGGCCTTGCTGGCCGCCGCGCCGGCTTTCGCGCAGCAAAAACTGGTGCCTGCCGAGAGCAGCGTGGGCTTCGTCAGCCGCCAGATGGCCGTGCCCGTGGAAGGGCATTTCCGCAAGTTCGACGGCCAGATCACCTTTGACCCGGCCAAGCCCGAGGCCGCGCGCATTCACCTGGCCATCGACACCGGCAGCGCCACGCTGGGCGTGAAGGAAACCGATGCCGAGCTGCCCAAGCCCACCTGGTTCAACGTGGCCAAGTTTCCCCAGGCCACCTTCGACGCCAAAACCGTCAAAAGCCTGGGCGGCGGCAAGTACGAGGTGGCCGGCCAGCTGTCGATCAAGGGCGCCGCGCACGACGTGGTGGTGCCGGTGCAGCTGACGCAAAGCGGCGCGAAGACCACGGCGGCCGGGCAGTTCAGCCTGAAGCGCCTGGCCTACAAGATCGGTGAGAACGAATGGGCCGACACCTCGATGGTGGCCGACGACGTGCAGGTCAAGTTCAAGCTGGTGATGACCGGCGTGGGCAAGCTGTAAGCGCGCCTGCCTGGACTTGTTAAGTATCAAATCTCCGTGTAGCGCAGCACCCACCAGCGCTGGCAGCTAGTGTTTTAGTAGCAACC
This genomic interval from Ottowia oryzae contains the following:
- a CDS encoding bifunctional acetate--CoA ligase family protein/GNAT family N-acetyltransferase, which translates into the protein MSTRHLDSLFQPKSVAVIGASGRAYSVGGTLWRNVRSGGFGGAIYPVNPKYKELDGRRCYARVDQLPEAPELAVICTPPATVVELMRQLAQRGTQAVVVITAGLSAEQKQAMLDIARPRLMRILGPNCVGLLAPHAGLNASFAHIPARPGQLAFISQSGALVTAMLDWAEARDIGFSHFVSLGEHADVDFGDMLDYLANDPQTRAILLYIESIDDARKFMSAARSAARNKPVIAVKAGRSEQGSRAAASHTGALAGSDEVYDAAIARAGMLRVDSLEQLFLAAEILTRFRAPIGDRVTILTNGGGAGVMAADACAAQGVPLATLGELVVRELDTVLPANWSHDNPVDIIGDAPAQRYVDALQVLARHPQPTGTLLFIQAPTAIVPSADIARAMVPVVLPPGRPPLPLVASWIGGPAVAEARQIFVNAGIACYDMPEQAVAAIGMLQRYAQNQAQLTQAPPAGAGTEAAPDVARVRAIVEQVLASGRDMLTEPEAKAVCEAYRIPVVATRTVPADAEAAAHEAARIGFPVVLKILSEDISHKSDVGGVALNLQDAADVRHAATSMLDRVRKVHPKARLEGFTVQQMVKLAKAQELIIGASIDRVFGPIILFGQGGVAVEVTKDSATALPPLNTPLARALIGRTRVARLLKGYRDVPPADEDAVVRTLEAVSQLLADIPELAELDINPLLVNHEGAIALDARVRVSAACPAGARHFAIQPYPSGLSETLEWDGRRITIRPVRPEDEPAHRAFIDALAPDDMRMRFFHSRPRLERTELARLVQIDYTREMAFIATADDASGTPQTLGVARAIADPDNVQAEFGIILRADLKGRGLGRLLLQRLITYQRAAGTQRLVATILAENEGMRALGRRLGFTEQPTPGDACTVQLSLALQSGNAARA
- a CDS encoding cytochrome b, with the translated sequence MSSTPSVTRSPTPHGRFNSVAIGLHWLLALALVAVFGVGLYMNGLPFSPQKLKLINWHKWAGITILLLSVLRLLWRWTHRPPPLSPRAEAAMPGWQRWAHHAVQALMYVLFLAVPLLGWAYSSAAGFPIVWFGVMPLPDLLPVDKALADTIKPWHGWAAFTLAALVVVHVAAVVKHQWIDRDGLMSRMWPGG
- a CDS encoding YceI family protein encodes the protein MSSSSISRLLPVTALALLAAAPAFAQQKLVPAESSVGFVSRQMAVPVEGHFRKFDGQITFDPAKPEAARIHLAIDTGSATLGVKETDAELPKPTWFNVAKFPQATFDAKTVKSLGGGKYEVAGQLSIKGAAHDVVVPVQLTQSGAKTTAAGQFSLKRLAYKIGENEWADTSMVADDVQVKFKLVMTGVGKL